A part of Falsibacillus pallidus genomic DNA contains:
- a CDS encoding transposase produces MAKDQKKFPAEFREYVCKLIELDGRKLVDVSKELNISYSTLQKWLGSYRKKRNQAEKEKQSQYLTASEYKELYEAERQKKLDLEEENAILKKAMHIFTQEKK; encoded by the coding sequence GTGGCGAAAGATCAGAAAAAGTTCCCAGCAGAATTTAGAGAATATGTGTGTAAATTAATTGAGTTAGATGGGCGGAAGCTTGTGGATGTAAGCAAAGAACTTAATATTTCCTATAGTACACTTCAGAAATGGCTTGGCTCTTATCGTAAAAAGCGAAATCAGGCAGAAAAAGAGAAACAAAGCCAGTATCTTACGGCTTCTGAATACAAAGAATTGTATGAAGCAGAAAGACAGAAGAAACTAGATCTGGAAGAGGAGAACGCCATTTTAAAAAAGGCTATGCACATCTTCACGCAAGAAAAGAAGTAA